From the Methanobacterium sp. BAmetb5 genome, the window TTGGGAAGGGTTACTTTCATTTAAAATCAATTATTCACCCACTACATTTTCTGGGAAAATTATATCCCCCTTAGAGATAGGGAAAGAGTGGTACTCGAAAGTTGGGGATAATGGACAGTTAAGTAAACATCAGGTTGAAAGGGAGAGTGGGAAAAATTAGCTCATCCTTTCCTGTAATTCCTTTAATTCCATAATTATTGATGAATTATCCTGGAACTCCATGTTGGTGTTGCAGTCCGGGCATATGAAGTTTCTTTCTGATGCCTCTTCAAAATTATAGCGACAACCATTGGGACAGACAAAAAACATGTTGTCTTCTTCGTATTCCAGTGACTGGTGAAGTTCCTGGGAGAACTTTTCAACCTTATCTGATATGATTTCCGAGATTTTATCTTCCTCAAATTTCCAGCTGTAAGTATACCACTGGGTTTCAGGGTCTTTACTTCTCTTGTAGCTGGCCACGCCGGCATCATATAACTTATAAAGTATTCTTCTCACAATGTTAAGTCTGATTTCAGTTTCTTCAGCAATTTCCTCATCGGTGGTTTTACCATTCAATAGACATTGAATAATGGGGATGCTATTCTCATCATCTTTAGTAACA encodes:
- the tfe gene encoding transcription factor E, encoding MLADPNVQEILIDVTKDDENSIPIIQCLLNGKTTDEEIAEETEIRLNIVRRILYKLYDAGVASYKRSKDPETQWYTYSWKFEEDKISEIISDKVEKFSQELHQSLEYEEDNMFFVCPNGCRYNFEEASERNFICPDCNTNMEFQDNSSIIMELKELQERMS